The Bos javanicus breed banteng chromosome 18, ARS-OSU_banteng_1.0, whole genome shotgun sequence genome has a segment encoding these proteins:
- the ZNF835 gene encoding zinc finger protein 835, whose protein sequence is MSAPPRDEGPQGVRVDQTSAGPTREARAAGTGATAREMWMGPGASKPTRCEIEAAARKAGMEALLEGAAPQSSKLGETPKPEGGFKDGPEKAETCLKQEARKENPTRDGVPKQDELAAGTPETNCSPLTPQADHRPQRRGAPRKRRTLKKAAASAEPEPEEVAERGGGGPSKPWKCGDCGKAFSYCSAFTLHQRTHTGEKPFPCADCGRAFSQSAHLAQHRRVHTGERPYACAECGKAFSQGSYLAAHGRVHTGERPHHCTDCGKAFARPTHLAQHRRVHTGERPFACGQCAKAFRSRSSLREHQRIHTGEKPFACARCDKAFRFSSALLRHQRTHTAQRPYTCGQCAKAFTQAAHLAQHRGVHTGEKPFACTECGARFSQSASLTEHRRIHTGEKPFACAQCGKAFTQVSHLSRHRRTHTGERPYACGACGRAFSNRSHLVQHHLAHTGARPYKCPECGAAFGHVSSLLEHQKVHTGEKPFRCGDCGRAFSHGSSLTLHRRTHTGERPYACPECGKAFSNRAYLVQHHIVHTGEKPYECGGCGKAFSFSSALIRHRKTHAAGKKVGAPLGPAAAAAPTPALPAGGGAC, encoded by the exons ATGTCCGCGCCACCGCGGGACGAGGGGCCTCAGGGGGTCCGCGTGGACCAG ACGTCTGCTGGACCCACGCGGGAGGCACGTGCAGCCGGGACAGGTGCCACAGCCCGAGAGATGTGGATGGGACCCGGTGCTTCCAAACCCACGAG ATGTGAAATCGAGGCAGCAGCTCGGAAAGCCGGGATGGAAGCACTCCTGGAGGGCGCCGCTCCCCAGAGCTCCAAGTTGGGAGAAACCCCCAAACCCGAGGGTGGGTTCAAGGACGGGCCAGAGAAGGCGGAAACCTGTTTGAAGCAGGAGGCCCGCAAGGAAAACCCCACCAGGGACGGGGTGCCCAAGCAGGATGAGCTCGCCGCCGGAACTCCCGAGACCAACTGCAGCCCCCTGACTCCGCAGGCCGACCACCGGCCCCAGAGGCGCGGCGCTCCAAGAAAGCGCAGGACCCTGAAGAAGGCAGCCGCCAGCGCGGAGCCGGAGCCAGAGGAGGTGGCGGAGCGAGGGGGCGGTGGCCCCAGCAAGCCGTGGAAGTGTGGGGACTGCGGCAAGGCCTTCAGCTACTGCTCGGCCTTCACGCTGCACCAGAGGACGCACACCGGGGAGAAGCCGTTCCCCTGCGCGGACTGTGGCCGCGCCTTCAGCCAGAGCGCGCACCTGGCGCAGCACCGGCGCGTGCACACGGGCGAGCGGCCCTACGCCTGCGCCGAGTGCGGCAAGGCCTTCAGCCAGGGCTCCTATCTGGCGGCGCATGGGCGCGTGCACACGGGCGAGCGGCCCCACCACTGCACCGACTGCGGCAAGGCCTTCGCGCGCCCCACGCACCTGGCGCAGCACCGGCGCGTGCACACGGGCGAGCGGCCCTTCGCCTGCGGCCAGTGCGCCAAAGCCTTCCGCAGCCGCTCGTCGCTGCGGGAGCACCAGCGCATCcacacgggcgagaagccctTCGCCTGTGCGCGCTGCGACAAGGCCTTCCGCTTCTCCTCGGCGCTGCTCCGCCACCAGCGCACGCACACGGCCCAACGGCCCTACACGTGCGGCCAGTGCGCCAAGGCCTTCACGCAGGCCGCGCACCTGGCGCAACACCGCGGCGTGCACACGGGTGAGAAGCCCTTCGCCTGCACTGAGTGCGGCGCACGCTTCAGCCAGAGCGCCTCGCTCACCGAGCACCGGCGCATCcacacgggcgagaagccctTCGCCTGCGCGCAGTGCGGCAAGGCCTTCACGCAGGTGTCGCACCTGAGCCGCCACCGGCGCACGCACACCGGCGAGCGGCCCTACGCGTGCGGGGCCTGCGGCCGCGCCTTCAGCAACCGCTCGCACCTGGTGCAGCACCACCTGGCGCACACGGGCGCGCGGCCCTACAAGTGCCCGGAGTGCGGCGCCGCCTTCGGCCACGTGTCCTCCCTGCTCGAACACCAGAAGGTgcacacgggcgagaagccctTCCGCTGCGGCGACTGCGGCCGCGCCTTCAGCCACGGCTCGTCGCTGACGCTGCACCGGCGGACGCACACGGGCGAGCGGCCCTACGCCTGCCCCGAGTGCGGCAAGGCCTTCAGCAACCGCGCCTACCTGGTCCAGCACCACATCGTGCACACCGGCGAGAAGCCCTACGAGTGCGGCGGCTGCGGCAAGGCCTTCAGCTTCTCCTCCGCGCTCATCCGGCACCGGAAGACCCACGCCGCGGGCAAGAAGGTGGGGGCTCCGCTTGgccccgcggccgccgccgcACCCACACCCGCGCTCCCGGCGGGAGGAGGAGCCTGCTGA